A part of Amycolatopsis lurida genomic DNA contains:
- a CDS encoding type IV secretory system conjugative DNA transfer family protein, whose protein sequence is MAVELGITNPLKPLFVPVVEQVATTVLASVQGLTTDEVVLLQLVTTPAPRENPLISSPDTGRWKGGSTADTRQRKNGGDKRGELGVLAVLRIGVRATTEIRARHLHAAVSSALASVRSPNTRFKKKLGVPKSVVSRRIERAAGSLLYGAQLSVTELSAVIGWPIGSPHVAGLPVGRTRQLPAGSAVPSVGRVVGTSNFPGAERPVAVAYCEATKHMHVLGPTGTGKTTLLANMAAVDMRQGYGVIVLESKGDLFHLAMNAVPRSRIKDTIVLDVNDTAYPVGFNILNSSTSHSAVDELSALITSIYGDNRGVYAPMLLYYGLHALAQTPGCTFIDLPTLLTPQSPEEAAWRDQLVRDVTSRDVRQFWQRYLNDSRKDQDRMATPVHNRIWQLAVRPEIRNIIGQSTSSFTFEDVLSSGKILLINLNGTRVGEMTASLTGTLLMNAIYSAVRMVRMKKPSFLYLDEFQDFVNLPVNAADLLAKTRSFGLGLVLAHQDLDQLSKVRGLEQAVLANARTKAVFQTSARDARTMQREFGRWVSEDDFLNLGAYEAIGRIATADGVSAPITFMANPPLKPTGYANAIRAASRTAYGRPIEQVEAEIEARRRMAGDTARPKPKLGPQKWEK, encoded by the coding sequence ATGGCCGTTGAACTTGGCATCACCAACCCGTTGAAGCCGCTTTTCGTCCCGGTGGTCGAGCAGGTGGCAACGACAGTACTTGCCAGCGTGCAGGGGCTGACGACCGACGAAGTTGTGTTGTTGCAGCTCGTGACCACCCCGGCCCCGCGCGAGAACCCACTGATCTCGTCCCCGGACACCGGGCGCTGGAAGGGAGGGAGCACCGCCGACACGAGGCAGCGGAAGAACGGAGGCGACAAGCGCGGGGAGTTGGGCGTACTGGCAGTGCTGCGCATCGGTGTACGGGCGACGACAGAGATTCGCGCTCGTCACCTTCATGCGGCGGTGTCCTCAGCTCTTGCGAGCGTGCGCAGTCCGAACACTCGCTTCAAGAAGAAGCTCGGCGTCCCGAAGAGCGTCGTGAGCAGGCGCATCGAACGGGCAGCCGGAAGCCTCCTCTACGGGGCGCAACTGTCGGTCACCGAGCTGAGCGCCGTCATCGGGTGGCCGATCGGTTCACCTCACGTGGCCGGACTTCCGGTGGGGCGAACCCGTCAGCTTCCGGCCGGTAGCGCGGTTCCCAGCGTCGGTCGCGTAGTGGGGACGTCCAACTTTCCAGGCGCCGAGCGGCCGGTCGCCGTCGCCTACTGCGAGGCCACCAAACACATGCACGTCCTCGGGCCGACCGGCACCGGGAAGACGACCTTGCTCGCGAACATGGCGGCTGTCGACATGCGGCAGGGCTACGGCGTCATCGTGCTGGAGAGCAAGGGTGATTTGTTCCACCTGGCGATGAACGCCGTACCGCGCAGCCGCATCAAAGACACGATCGTGCTCGACGTGAACGACACGGCCTACCCGGTCGGCTTCAACATCTTGAACTCGAGCACCTCGCACTCGGCGGTCGACGAGTTAAGCGCGCTCATCACCAGCATCTACGGCGACAACCGAGGGGTGTACGCCCCGATGCTGCTCTACTACGGCTTGCACGCCTTGGCCCAAACGCCCGGCTGCACCTTTATTGACCTGCCGACCTTGCTGACACCGCAGAGCCCGGAAGAAGCAGCGTGGCGTGACCAGCTCGTTCGTGACGTCACGAGTCGAGACGTTCGGCAGTTCTGGCAGCGGTACCTGAACGACAGCCGTAAAGATCAAGATCGTATGGCCACGCCGGTGCACAACCGGATTTGGCAGCTCGCCGTACGGCCGGAGATTCGCAACATCATCGGGCAGAGCACGAGTAGCTTCACCTTCGAGGACGTGCTGAGCAGCGGAAAAATCCTGCTCATCAACCTCAACGGCACGCGCGTGGGGGAGATGACCGCCTCCCTCACCGGCACACTCCTGATGAACGCCATCTACTCGGCCGTACGCATGGTGCGGATGAAGAAGCCGTCCTTCCTCTACCTGGACGAGTTCCAGGACTTCGTGAACTTGCCGGTGAACGCAGCCGACTTGCTCGCGAAGACGCGCTCGTTCGGCCTCGGGTTGGTGCTTGCCCACCAGGATTTGGACCAGCTCAGCAAGGTACGCGGCCTTGAACAGGCAGTTCTTGCCAACGCTAGGACAAAGGCGGTCTTCCAAACCAGCGCAAGGGATGCCCGCACCATGCAGCGGGAGTTCGGCCGCTGGGTGAGCGAGGACGACTTCTTGAACCTCGGGGCCTACGAGGCGATCGGCCGGATTGCCACCGCGGACGGCGTGAGCGCCCCGATCACGTTCATGGCGAACCCGCCGTTGAAACCTACCGGTTACGCCAACGCTATCCGCGCGGCAAGCCGCACCGCCTACGGCCGACCCATCGAGCAAGTAGAAGCCGAGATCGAAGCGCGCCGGCGAATGGCCGGTGATACCGCCCGACCCAAGCCCAAGCTCGGGCCGCAGAAGTGGGAGAAGTAA
- a CDS encoding replication-relaxation family protein encodes MVELVAKFRQMTRGQLQTTVFAENASATPLDRTLKRLVEQKHLTRLARLVGGDKGGSAQYVYQLGRAGWKLLDKPGAYWAPRAVNLHTLAVADCYTWLKQAEHRDELEVIQFTTEPECHQSVGSVLLTPDAYVEAGNRAEQVKRAYWLEVDRGTEHVGTLKEKCSRYQDAYRLWQDTYFPQVLFVVPDEQRAELIRKVARGGAETLFEVRTCGNLMLC; translated from the coding sequence GTGGTCGAGCTGGTGGCGAAGTTCCGCCAGATGACGCGGGGGCAACTTCAAACCACCGTGTTCGCCGAGAACGCGTCGGCGACGCCGCTTGATCGCACGTTGAAACGCCTGGTTGAACAGAAACACCTGACCCGGCTAGCGCGACTAGTGGGAGGAGACAAGGGAGGCTCAGCGCAGTACGTCTACCAGCTCGGCCGGGCTGGGTGGAAGTTGCTGGACAAGCCGGGGGCGTACTGGGCACCGCGAGCAGTAAACCTCCACACGCTTGCCGTCGCCGATTGCTACACCTGGCTCAAGCAGGCCGAACACCGCGACGAACTCGAAGTCATCCAGTTCACCACCGAGCCAGAGTGCCACCAGTCGGTAGGTAGCGTGCTGCTCACGCCGGACGCGTACGTGGAGGCAGGCAACCGAGCTGAGCAGGTTAAACGCGCCTACTGGCTGGAAGTCGACCGAGGTACCGAGCATGTCGGCACGCTCAAGGAGAAGTGCAGCCGGTACCAGGATGCGTACCGGCTCTGGCAAGACACCTACTTTCCTCAGGTGCTTTTCGTGGTGCCGGATGAGCAGCGGGCCGAGCTCATTCGGAAGGTGGCGCGTGGTGGTGCCGAGACTCTGTTTGAAGTACGTACCTGCGGCAATCTGATGCTCTGCTAA